A window of Helicobacter macacae MIT 99-5501 genomic DNA:
TCAGTCATTGCCAAAAGTGAGTGGTTTTATAGGCGAAAGCAAAAAGCCAACTCCACTCGGAGAAGGCGACATAGCTCATATACTTGAGAAAGTGCAAAACCGTGCTGCTCCTAAACCTAAGATTTCGTTTGAACAAGGCGAGGTTGTCCGTATAAATGAAGGTCCATTTGCAAACTTCACTGGGACTGTTGAGGGGTATGACATAGAGCATAAAAAGCTAAAACTAAATGTTTCTATCTTTGGTAGAAATACACCGATAGAGATACTATATTCACAAGTAGAGAAAATCATCTAAATCAGCAAATAATCTTATTAGAGAGGTAAAAAATGGCAAAAAAAGTAGTAGGCGAATTAAAATTACAAATCCCTGCAGGCAAAGCAAATCCTTCTCCACCCGTAGGTCCAGCTTTGGGACAAAGAGGTATCAACATTATGGAGTTTTGCAAGGCATTTAATGAGAAAACCAAAGATATGGGAAATTTCAATATTCCTGTCATCATTACCGTGTATCAAGATAAAAGTTTCTCATTTATTACCAAAAAACCTCCTGTAACGGATTTAATCAAAAAAACCGCCAATATCACAAAGGGCTCTGACAATCCACTAAAGAATAAGATAGGCAAACTAACCTCCAAACAGCTTGAAGAAATAGCCAATACAAAAATGGAGGATTTAAATGCCAATGACATAGAGGCAGCCAAA
This region includes:
- the rplK gene encoding 50S ribosomal protein L11; amino-acid sequence: MAKKVVGELKLQIPAGKANPSPPVGPALGQRGINIMEFCKAFNEKTKDMGNFNIPVIITVYQDKSFSFITKKPPVTDLIKKTANITKGSDNPLKNKIGKLTSKQLEEIANTKMEDLNANDIEAAKKIVAGSARSMGIEITD
- the nusG gene encoding transcription termination/antitermination protein NusG, with the translated sequence MSWYAIQTYSGSEQSVKRAIENLVEQYQIQDRLKEIIVPTEDVYEIKNGVKKVSARSLYPGYVFINVDLDTSLWHTIQSLPKVSGFIGESKKPTPLGEGDIAHILEKVQNRAAPKPKISFEQGEVVRINEGPFANFTGTVEGYDIEHKKLKLNVSIFGRNTPIEILYSQVEKII